A genome region from Pristis pectinata isolate sPriPec2 chromosome 4, sPriPec2.1.pri, whole genome shotgun sequence includes the following:
- the LOC127569703 gene encoding basic proline-rich protein-like: MAAGRRTTRHPPVTPSPRHPPPGNPNPGQPVTPPPVTPSNPSPTPRHPEQPGNPSPRHPTPRHPEQPGNPSPRHPPPGNPSPGPPSPPSNPATRAPITPPPGNPNPGQPATPPPVTPSNPATRAPGNPSPPATRAPSPVTPPPPATRTPGNPSPPPRQPEPPSPPPGNPNPGQPVTPPPGNPSPGQPVTPPPRQPEPPSPPPPGNPSPRHPPPRQPEPRATRHTPPRHPEPRATRHPPGQPVTPRQPEPPSPPPPGNPNPGQPVTPPPVTPNPGQPVTPPGNPSPPGNPSPRHPPPRQPEPRATRHPPRATRHPPATRAPVTPPPPATRTPGNPSHPPPSPRTPGNPSPPRATRHPPATRAPVTPPPRQPEPRATRHPPRATRHPPATRAPVTPSNPSPPPGNPNPGQPVTPPPRQPVTPRHPPATRVPPRSHTSPFTRSPGPRFPLFPSPRALYPPPPRSRVSPAPPPGSSSRPVRAPAASRCRCAPPPRSLAARVRF, from the coding sequence ATGGCTGCGGGCAGAAGGACAACCCGTCACCCCCCCGTCACCCCGAGcccccgtcaccccccccccGGCAACCCGAACCCCGGGCAACCCGTCACCCCACCCCCCGTCACCCCGAGCAACCCGAGCCCCACCCCCCGTCACCCCGAGCAACCCGGCAACCCGAGCCCCCGTCACCCCACCCCCCGTCACCCCGAGCAACCCGGCAACCCGAGcccccgtcaccccccccccGGCAACCCGAGCCCCGGGCCCCCGTCACCCCCGAGCAACCCGGCAACCCgagcccccatcacccccccccccggcaaccCGAACCCCGGGCAAcctgccaccccaccccccgtcaCCCCAAGCAACCCGGCAACCCGAGCCCCGGGCAACCCGTCACCCCCGGCCACCCGAGCCCCGAGccccgtcacccccccccccccggcaaccCGAACCCCGGGCAACCCGTCACCCCCCCCCCGGCAACCCGAGCCCCCGTCACCCCCCCCCGGCAACCCGAACCCCGGGCAacccgtcacccccccccccggcaaccCGAGCCCCGGGCAacccgtcaccccccccccccggcaaccCGAGcccccgtcaccccccccccccggcaaccCGAGcccccgtcacccccccccccggcaaccCGAACCCCGGGCAACCCGTCACACCCCCCCCCGTCACCCCGAACCCCGGGCAACCCGTCACCCCCCCGGGCAACCCGTCACCCCCCGGCAACCCGAGcccccgtcaccccccccccccggcaaccCGAACCCCGGGCAACCCGTCACACCCCCCCCCGTCACCCCGAACCCCGGGCAACCCGTCACCCCCCCGGGCAACCCGTCACCCCCCGGCAACCCGAGcccccgtcacccccccccccggcaaccCGAGCCCCGGGCAACCCGTCACCCCCCCCGGGCAACCCGTCACCCCCCGGCAACCCGAGcccccgtcacccccccccccccggcaaccCGAACCCCGGGCAACCCGTCACACCCCCCCCCGTCACCCCGAACCCCGGGCAACCCGTCACCCCCCCGGGCAACCCGTCACCCCCCGGCAACCCGAGcccccgtcaccccccccccccggcaaccCGAGCCCCGGGCAACCCGTCACCCCCCCCGGGCAACCCGTCACCCCCCGGCAACCCGAGCCCCCGTCACCCCGAGCAACCCGTCACCCCCCCCCGGCAACCCGAACCCTGGGCAacccgtcaccccccccccccggcaaccCGTCACCCCCCGTCACCCCCCGGCAACCCGAGTCCCCCCCCGCAGCCACACTTCCCCCTTCACCCGCTCCCCCGGCCCCCGTTTCCCTTTGTTCCCCTCCCCCCGGgctctttaccccccccccccgcggtcCCGGGTttctccagcccccccccccggctcttCTTCCCGCCCGGTGCGCGCCCCCGCCGCCTCCCGGTGCCGGTGCGCGCCCCCGCCCCGCTCACTCGCCGCCCGGGTCCGGTTCTGA